The following proteins come from a genomic window of Trifolium pratense cultivar HEN17-A07 linkage group LG4, ARS_RC_1.1, whole genome shotgun sequence:
- the LOC123881526 gene encoding tubulin beta-2 chain, with the protein MREILHIQGGQCGNQIGAKFWEVVCAEHGIDPTGKYGGDSDLQLERINVYYNEASGGRFVPRAVLMDLEPGTMDSVRSGPYGQIFRPDNFVFGQSGAGNNWAKGHYTEGAELIDSVLDVVRKEAENSDCLQGFQVCHSLGGGTGSGMGTLLISKIREEYPDRMMLTFSVFPSPKVSDTVVEPYNATLSVHQLVENADECMVLDNEALYDICFRTLKLTTPSFGDLNHLISATMSGVTCCLRFPGQLNSDLRKLAVNLVPFPRLHFFMLGFAPLTSRGSQQYRALSVPEITQQMWDSKNMMCAADPRHGRYLTASAIFRGKMSTKEVDEQMMNVQNKNSSYFVEWIPNNVKSTVCDIPPTGLKMASTFIGNSTSIQEMFRRVSEQFTAMFRRKAFLHWYTGEGMDEMEFTEAESNMNDLVSEYQQYQDATADDDEYEEEEEEQYQEHDE; encoded by the exons ATGAGAGAAATTCTTCACATCCAAGGTGGCCAATGCGGTAACCAAATCGGAGCCAAATTCTGGGAAGTTGTTTGTGCCGAACATGGAATCGATCCAACTGGAAAGTACGGTGGTGATTCAGATCTTCAATTAGAGAGAATCAATGTTTACTACAACGAAGCAAGTGGTGGTAGATTTGTTCCTAGAGCGGTTCTTATGGATCTTGAACCGGGTACCATGGATAGTGTCCGGTCTGGACCGTACGGTCAGATCTTTAGACCGGATAACTTTGTTTTTGGTCAGAGTGGTGCTGGTAATAATTGGGCTAAGGGTCATTATACTGAAGGCGCTGAGCTTATTGATTCTGTTCTTGATGTTGTTCGTAAAGAAGCTGAAAACAGTGATTGCTTGCAGG GTTTTCAAGTATGTCATTCTCTAGGTGGAGGAACTGGATCTGGAATGGGTACCCTTCTGATTTCAAAGATCAGGGAAGAGTACCCTGATAGGATGATGCTTACTTTCTCAGTTTTTCCATCTCCTAAGGTTTCTGACACTGTTGTGGAACCCTACAATGCTACTCTTTCTGTTCACCAGCTTGTTGAAAATGCTGATGAATGTATGGTTCTTGATAATGAAGCCTTGTATGATATTTGCTTCCGTACCCTCAAGCTCACCACCCCAAGCT TCGGTGATCTTAACCATTTGATATCGGCTACCATGTCTGGTGTCACATGTTGTTTGAGGTTCCCTGGTCAGCTTAACTCTGATCTAAGGAAGCTTGCTGTAAATCTGGTTCCATTCCCTCGCCTCCACTTTTTCATGTTGGGGTTTGCACCTCTAACTTCAAGAGGTTCTCAGCAGTACAGGGCTTTGAGTGTACCAGAAATCACACAGCAAATGTGGGATTCCAAGAACATGATGTGCGCTGCTGACCCTAGACACGGACGATACCTCACTGCATCAGCCATCTTCAGAGGCAAAATGAGCACAAAGGAAGTTGATGAACAAATGATGAATGTTCAGAACAAGAACTCATCCTATTTTGTGGAATGGATTCCAAACAATGTGAAGTCCACAGTTTGTGATATTCCACCTACAGGATTGAAGATGGCTTCAACATTTATCGGTAATTCGACTTCAATTCAGGAAATGTTCCGAAGAGTGAGCGAGCAGTTTACTGCTATGTTCAGGAGAAAGGCTTTCTTGCATTGGTACACTGGGGAGGGAATGGATGAGATGGAATTCACAGAGGCTGAGAGCAACATGAATGATCTTGTATCTGAATATCAACAATATCAAGATGCTACTGCTGATGATGATGAgtatgaagaggaagaagaggaaCAGTATCAGGAACATGATGAATGA
- the LOC123923318 gene encoding uncharacterized protein LOC123923318 produces the protein MGLVFGKIGVETPKFEVIKTTQNYVIRNYAPSVVAEITYDPSMFKGDKDGGFKVLVDYIGIFGKPQNTKTEKISMTSPVITQEKTSEKIAMTVPVVTNEKNKMVTMQFTLPSMYEKAEEVPKPIDERVVIREVSGRKYGVVKFGGVASDEVVKEKVEKLRLSLEKDGFKIVGDFLLGRYNPPMWTIPMFRTNEVMIPVE, from the coding sequence ATGGGTTTAGTATTTGGAAAAATTGGAGTTGAAACACCAAAATTTGAAGTAATCAAAACCACACAAAACTATGTAATCAGAAATTATGCACCTTCTGTTGTAGCTGAAATAACCTATGATCCATCAATGTTCAAAGGAGATAAAGATGGTGGGTTTAAAGTCTTAGTTGATTACATAGgaatttttggtaaacctcaaaacacaaaaactgaaaaaattTCAATGACTTCACCAGTAATCACACAAGAAAAAACTTCAGAAAAAATTGCTATGACAGTACCAGTTGTGACAAATGAGAAGAATAAAATGGTGACTATGCAGTTTACTCTGCCTTCTATGTatgaaaaagcagaggaagtACCTAAGCCTATTGATGAGAGGGTTGTGATAAGAGAAGTGAGTGGGAGGAAATATGGTGTGGTGAAGTTTGGAGGAGTGGCAAGTGATGAAGTTGTGAAGGAGAAGGTGgagaagttgaggttgagtttgGAGAAAGATGGTTTTAAGATTGTTGGTGATTTTTTGTTGGGTAGGTATAATCCACCTATGTGGACTATACCTATGTTTAGGACGAATGAGGTTATGATTCCTGTTGAATGA
- the LOC123924380 gene encoding heme-binding-like protein At3g10130, chloroplastic, translating to MYLRRGIQISYPLLYKGLKSTSTGHQNLIPTSFNSKLTLFHSQSIMGMVFGKIGVETPKYEVIKTTEEYEIRKYAPSVAAEVTYDPSQFKGNKDGGFMVLANYIGALGNPQNTKPEKIAMTAPVITKDAGEKIAMTAPVVTKSGGSEDEKKNKMVTMQFILPATYAKAEEAPKPTDERVVIREEGERKYGVVKFGGVASDEVVKEKVEKLRLSLEKDGFKVVGDFLLGRYNPPWTIPMFRTNEVMIPVE from the coding sequence ATGTATTTACGGCGCGGAATCCAAATCTCTTATCCCTTATTATATAAAGGATTGAAATCCACTTCAACAGGTCATCAAAACCTCATACCAACATCTTTCAACTCTAAGCTTACTCTTTTTCATTCTCAATCCATAATGGGTATGGTATTTGGCAAAATTGGTGTTGAGACACCAAAATATGAAGTGATAAAAACCACAGAAGAATATGAAATCAGAAAATATGCACCTTCTGTTGCAGCTGAAGTTACCTATGATCCATCACAGTTCAAAGGAAACAAAGATGGTGGCTTTATGGTTTTAGCAAACTATATTGGAGCTTTAGGGAACCCTCAAAACACAAAACCTGAAAAGATTGCTATGACTGCACCAGTTATCACAAAGGATGCTGGAGAAAAGATAGCTATGACAGCACCAGTAGTGACCAAAAGTGGCGGCAGCGAAGACGAGAAGAAGAATAAGATGGTGACTATGCAGTTTATTTTGCCAGCTACTTATGCAAAAGCTGAGGAAGCACCTAAGCCAACGGATGAGAGGGTTGTGATAAGAGAAGAAGGTGAGAGGAAATATGGTGTGGTGAAGTTTGGAGGTGTGGCAAGTGATGAAGTTGTGAAGGAGAAGGTGGAGAAGTTGAGATTGAGTTTGGAGAAAGATGGTTTTAAGGTTGTTGGGGATTTCTTGTTGGGTAGGTATAATCCACCTTGGACAATTCCGATGTTTAGGACTAATGAAGTTATGATTCCTGTTGAATGA
- the LOC123924381 gene encoding immediate early response 3-interacting protein 1-like gives MGFWTLLEGLLLFANALAILNEDRFLARRGWTLAEMTGPQRNSLKGQVIGLIYACQFLRLPLILFNIITIIVKLFTG, from the coding sequence ATGGGATTCTGGACTTTGCTAGAAGGGTTACTCCTCTTTGCAAATGCATTGGCAATTTTGAATGAGGACCGATTCCTTGCTCGGAGAGGATGGACATTGGCAGAAATGACAGGACCTCAAAGGAATTCTCTTAAAGGACAAGTGATAGGACTCATTTATGCTTGTCAATTCTTGAGACTTCCCCTTATTCTTTTCAATATTATCACTATCATAGTGAAACTGTTCACTGGATAA
- the LOC123923567 gene encoding fructokinase-like 1, chloroplastic has protein sequence MSSSSILLHHLLLLPNSLQKSQKTLSKFNTTTSKRHIKTPNASSTTELQSTTSKRRNKKNQPQNDTTEPQNAESDLEDYDDGIDFPYEEPPLVCCFGAAQREFLPTVRVQEFPMDPDIYSEWKMLQWKPPEFARAPGGPPSNVAVAHVRLGGRAALLGKVGDDEFGEDIVLGLNKEKVQTRGVKFDSGFRTGCSYMKVKFEDGKMKMETVKESAEDALRSDELNLAVLKEARVFHFNSEVLTSPSMESTLYKAIKWFKKFGGLVFFDLNLPLPLWRSRDETREIIKKSWQEADVIEVSRTELEFLLDEEHFVRKRNYRPQYYAEDFEHTKNHQEYYHYTAEEIAPLWHDKLKFLFVTDGTLRIHYYTPSFDGVVVGTEDVLITPYTCDRTGSGDAIVAAIIRKLTTCPEMFDNQDVLDRQLRFVVAAGIISQWTIGGIRGLPTENAAQNLKEQVWVPSMW, from the exons ATGTCTTCTTCATcaattcttcttcatcatcttctcctTCTTCCAAACTCACttcaaaaatcccaaaaaaccCTTTCCAAATTCAACACAACAACCTCAAAACGACACATCAAAACCCCAAATGCCTCTTCCACAACAGAATTACAATCCACAACCTCAAAACGACGCAACAAAAAAAACCAACCTCAAAACGACACAACAGAACCTCAAAACGCAGAATCAGATTTAGAAGACTACGACGATGGAATCGATTTCCCATACGAGGAACCACCTTTAGTATGTTGTTTTGGAGCAGCACAGAGGGAATTTCTCCCTACTGTGCGTGTGCAGGAGTTTCCAATGGACCCTGATATTTACTCAGAATGGAAAATGTTACAATGGAAGCCGCCCGAGTTCGCTCGAGCACCTGGTGGGCCACCGTCCAACGTGGCAGTGGCCCATGTTAGGCTCGGTGGACGGGCGGCTTTGTTGGGGAAAGTTGGAGATGATGAGTTTGGGGAAGATATTGTTTTGGGGTTGAATAAGGAGAAAGTGCAGACTAGAGGAGTGAAATTCGATTCGGGGTTTAGAACTGGGTGTAGTTATATGAAGGTGAAGTTTGAAGATGGGAAGATGAAGATGGAGACTGTTAAAGAATCTGCTGAGGATGCTCTTCGTAGTGATGAATTGAATCTTGCTGTTCTAAAAGag GCGAGGGTTTTCCATTTCAATTCAGAAGTTCTAACGTCTCCTTCTATGGAATCAACTCTTTACAAAGCAATTAAGTGGTTTAAAAAGTTTGGCGGCCTTGTGTTTTTCGATTTAAACTTGCCATTACCACTGTGGAGATCACGTGACGAGACTCGAGAAATAATCAAAAAATCATGGCAAGAAGCAGACGTCATTGAAGTGTCAAGAACCGAGCTAGAATTCCTTCTAGACGAAGAACATTTTGTGAGGAAGAGAAATTATAGGCCACAATACTACGCTGAAGATTTCGAACACACCAAGAATCATCAAGAGTATTACCATTACACTGCCGAGGAAATCGCGCCTTTGTGGCATGATAAACTTAAATTCCTGTTTGTGACTGATGGAACACTTAGAATTCACTATTATACCCCTTCTTTTGACGGGGTTGTGGTTGGAACAGAAGACGTGCTCATAACTCCATATACTTGCGATAGAACCGGCTCGGGCGATGCGATTGTGGCTGCTATTATAAGAAAACTAACCACTTGCCCGGAAATGTTCGATAACCAAGATGTTTTGGACAGACAGCTACGTTTCGTTGTTGCAGCTGGAATTATATCGCAATGGACCATTGGTGGCATTAGAGGTCTTCCTACTGAAAATGCTGCTCAGAATCTGAAAGAACAAGTTTGGGTACCTTCTATGTGGTGA